One segment of Paenibacillus rhizovicinus DNA contains the following:
- the rplP gene encoding 50S ribosomal protein L16: MLVPKRVKHRKQQRGHMKGRAKGGTDVAFGEFGLQALEPAWVTNRQIEAARIAMTRYIKRGGKVWIKIFPAKPITQKPLEVRMGSGKGNVEKWVAVVKPGKIMFELAGVSEEIAREAMRLAAHKLPVKTKFVKREEVGGEANES, translated from the coding sequence CGTCAAACACCGTAAACAACAACGTGGTCATATGAAAGGTCGCGCTAAAGGCGGCACGGATGTAGCCTTCGGCGAATTCGGTCTTCAAGCGCTTGAGCCTGCATGGGTTACTAACCGTCAGATCGAAGCAGCGCGTATCGCGATGACTCGTTACATCAAACGTGGCGGTAAAGTATGGATCAAGATCTTCCCAGCGAAACCAATTACTCAAAAGCCTCTTGAAGTCCGGATGGGTAGCGGTAAAGGTAACGTTGAGAAATGGGTTGCAGTCGTAAAACCGGGCAAAATAATGTTCGAGCTTGCTGGCGTATCTGAAGAGATCGCACGTGAAGCTATGCGTCTTGCAGCACATAAACTGCCAGTTAAAACGAAGTTCGTGAAACGCGAAGAAGTGGGTGGTGAAGCAAATGAAAGCTAA
- the rpmC gene encoding 50S ribosomal protein L29, translating to MKANDFRNLTSVELEQKVAGFKEELFNLRFQLATGQLENPTRIRDVRKDIARAKTVLRERELGISS from the coding sequence ATGAAAGCTAATGATTTCCGCAACCTTACCTCTGTTGAACTCGAACAAAAAGTCGCTGGTTTCAAAGAAGAGCTATTCAACCTTCGTTTTCAATTGGCTACCGGCCAACTGGAAAACCCAACTCGTATCCGCGATGTTCGCAAGGATATAGCTCGTGCCAAAACCGTTCTTCGTGAAAGAGAACTCGGAATTAGCAGCTAG
- the rpsQ gene encoding 30S ribosomal protein S17: MSERNARKVQVGKVVSDKMDKTIVVSIETYKKHDLYHKRIKYTKKFKAHDENNQAKIGDIVKVMETRPLSKDKRFRLVEIVEAAVIL; the protein is encoded by the coding sequence ATGAGCGAACGCAATGCCCGCAAAGTTCAAGTCGGTAAAGTCGTGAGCGATAAAATGGACAAAACAATCGTTGTATCGATTGAAACGTACAAAAAACACGATCTCTACCACAAACGGATTAAGTACACGAAAAAATTCAAGGCTCATGACGAGAACAACCAAGCTAAGATCGGCGATATCGTCAAAGTCATGGAAACTCGCCCGTTATCGAAAGACAAACGGTTCCGCCTGGTCGAAATCGTTGAAGCTGCTGTTATTTTGTAA